One genomic window of Bradyrhizobium sp. CCGE-LA001 includes the following:
- a CDS encoding GFA family protein, translated as MTDTNKPVLTGGCQCGAVRFGVKTAPTRVSICHCRMCQKASGAPFASFADITKTDLTWTKGRPSFFRSSSIAERGFCAACGTPLSFGRIDGDRIEIMTGTFDRPDHIVPTRQFGTESRLGWVVGISNLPSQTTQQNYGPEKMATIVSHQHPDHD; from the coding sequence ATGACCGACACCAACAAACCCGTCCTCACCGGCGGCTGCCAATGCGGCGCCGTGCGCTTTGGCGTCAAGACGGCACCGACCAGGGTCTCGATCTGCCATTGCCGGATGTGCCAGAAGGCGTCCGGCGCACCGTTCGCCTCTTTTGCCGATATCACCAAGACGGACCTCACCTGGACCAAGGGACGACCGTCGTTCTTCCGCTCCTCCTCGATCGCCGAGCGCGGCTTTTGCGCCGCCTGCGGCACGCCGCTGAGCTTCGGCCGCATCGACGGCGACCGGATCGAGATCATGACCGGCACCTTCGACCGGCCCGACCACATCGTGCCGACGCGGCAGTTCGGCACGGAGTCTCGCCTCGGCTGGGTGGTCGGCATTTCCAATCTGCCGAGCCAGACCACGCAGCAGAACTACGGACCGGAGAAGATGGCGACCATCGTCAGCCATCAGCATCCGGATCATGATTGA
- a CDS encoding methylmalonyl-CoA mutase family protein, which translates to MTSVTDDLPLAADFPKATVEDWRKLVDGVLKGAPFEKLVGKTYDGLKIEPLYPRAKGVAPVVGRPQAAPWQIIQRVDHPDAAAANAQALTDLENGATGLALVFAGGSGAHGFGLEPSADAVAKVLKDIYLDAGIGLELEIGPQSRMAAIHVAEYVKSAGLDPAACDIRFGLDPLAALAAWGHSPYSWEEIVPAVSGAIKGLAGLGFKGPFVSADGRVIHDAGGSEVQELAFVLTCGVAYLRAIEDAGIPLEAAQGMVYARLSADADQFLTMAKFRALRLLWARIETACGLTPKPLFIAADTAWRMLTQRDPYVNMLRATIATFAAGLAGANAITVLPHTLALGLPDPFARRVARNTQLLLLEESNLAKVSDPAAGAGGIETLTAQLCDAAWALFQESEKAGGAFATLQRGVFQSKVAAARKAREANIAKRRDVLTGASEFPNLQENEATVLRATPVALPPYGEQKYKFDPLPPIRLAEPFEALRDKSDAALKARGARPKVFLANLGTPADFTARATFAKSFFEAGGIEAVDSEGFADLAKLAAAFKASGAELACLCSSDKVYAEHAEAAAKALQTAGGRHIYLAGRPGEAEAALRAAGVTGFIFAGGDALATLQDAYHRMEQP; encoded by the coding sequence ATGACCTCCGTGACTGACGACCTGCCGCTGGCGGCGGATTTCCCCAAAGCGACCGTCGAGGACTGGCGCAAGCTGGTCGATGGCGTGCTGAAGGGCGCGCCGTTCGAGAAGCTGGTCGGCAAGACCTACGACGGATTGAAGATCGAACCGCTCTATCCGCGCGCCAAGGGCGTTGCGCCGGTGGTAGGGCGGCCACAAGCCGCACCGTGGCAGATCATCCAGCGGGTCGACCATCCCGATGCGGCCGCCGCGAATGCGCAGGCGCTGACCGATCTCGAGAACGGCGCGACTGGGCTGGCACTGGTGTTCGCCGGCGGCAGCGGCGCGCATGGCTTCGGCCTGGAACCTTCCGCCGACGCGGTCGCAAAGGTCTTGAAGGACATTTATCTCGATGCTGGCATCGGTCTCGAACTCGAGATCGGTCCGCAATCGCGGATGGCCGCGATCCATGTCGCGGAATATGTGAAGAGCGCGGGCCTTGATCCCGCCGCCTGCGACATCCGCTTCGGCCTCGATCCGTTGGCGGCTCTCGCGGCATGGGGTCACAGCCCCTACAGCTGGGAGGAAATCGTTCCCGCCGTGAGCGGCGCCATCAAGGGTCTCGCCGGGCTCGGCTTCAAAGGCCCGTTCGTGTCCGCCGACGGCCGCGTGATCCACGATGCCGGCGGCTCCGAGGTGCAGGAGCTCGCGTTCGTGCTGACCTGCGGCGTCGCTTACTTGCGCGCGATCGAAGACGCCGGCATTCCGCTGGAAGCCGCGCAGGGCATGGTCTATGCGCGACTCTCCGCCGATGCCGACCAATTCCTGACCATGGCGAAATTCCGCGCGCTGCGGCTGTTGTGGGCGCGCATCGAGACGGCCTGCGGCCTGACGCCGAAACCGCTGTTCATCGCCGCCGACACCGCCTGGCGCATGCTGACGCAGCGCGATCCCTACGTGAACATGCTGCGCGCGACGATTGCGACGTTCGCGGCGGGGCTGGCCGGCGCCAACGCGATCACGGTGCTGCCGCATACGCTCGCGCTCGGATTGCCTGATCCCTTCGCGCGCCGCGTTGCGCGCAACACACAGCTTCTGCTGCTGGAGGAAAGCAACCTCGCCAAGGTCAGCGATCCCGCGGCCGGCGCCGGCGGCATCGAGACGCTGACGGCGCAGCTTTGCGACGCCGCCTGGGCCCTCTTCCAGGAGAGCGAGAAAGCCGGCGGCGCCTTTGCCACGCTTCAGCGGGGCGTGTTCCAGAGCAAGGTGGCGGCGGCGCGAAAGGCACGCGAGGCCAACATCGCCAAACGCCGCGACGTGCTGACCGGCGCCAGCGAGTTTCCGAACCTGCAAGAGAACGAAGCCACCGTGCTGAGGGCAACGCCGGTCGCGCTCCCGCCCTACGGCGAGCAGAAATACAAGTTCGATCCGCTGCCGCCGATCCGGCTGGCGGAACCGTTCGAGGCGCTACGCGACAAGTCTGATGCCGCGTTGAAGGCACGCGGCGCGCGGCCGAAGGTGTTCCTGGCCAATCTCGGCACGCCTGCCGATTTCACCGCGCGCGCGACGTTTGCAAAAAGCTTCTTCGAGGCTGGCGGTATCGAGGCCGTCGACAGCGAGGGCTTTGCCGATCTGGCCAAGCTCGCCGCGGCCTTCAAGGCCTCCGGCGCTGAGCTCGCCTGCCTTTGTTCCAGCGACAAGGTCTATGCGGAACACGCTGAAGCCGCGGCCAAGGCCCTGCAAACGGCCGGCGGCCGGCATATCTATCTGGCAGGCCGCCCGGGCGAGGCTGAGGCGGCACTCCGTGCGGCCGGCGTCACGGGCTTCATCTTCGCCGGAGGCGATGCTCTTGCAACATTGCAGGACGCCTACCATCGGATGGAGCAGCCATGA
- the folK gene encoding 2-amino-4-hydroxy-6-hydroxymethyldihydropteridine diphosphokinase, producing the protein MASVLIALGGNVGDVRATFRKAIAHICGMAQAALIARSSDYTTPPWGDEDQAAFINACIEIETDLHPHALLFVLQKVEQKFGRTREKARRWGPRTLDLDMIAYDDVSLQKPDLTLPHPRLFERAFVLVPLAEIAAERVIAGIRVRDGLASVSTQGIERLPDTG; encoded by the coding sequence ATGGCGAGCGTCCTGATCGCTCTCGGCGGCAATGTCGGCGATGTCCGCGCGACATTCAGAAAAGCGATCGCGCATATCTGCGGCATGGCGCAAGCCGCGCTGATCGCGCGCTCGTCGGACTACACAACGCCGCCCTGGGGCGACGAAGACCAGGCGGCCTTCATCAATGCCTGCATCGAAATCGAGACCGACCTCCATCCGCATGCGCTGCTGTTCGTGCTTCAGAAGGTCGAGCAGAAGTTCGGCCGCACGCGGGAGAAGGCGCGGCGCTGGGGTCCGCGCACGCTCGATCTCGACATGATCGCCTATGACGATGTGTCCTTGCAGAAGCCCGATCTGACGCTGCCGCATCCGCGCCTGTTCGAACGCGCCTTCGTGCTGGTACCGCTGGCCGAAATCGCGGCTGAGCGCGTGATAGCAGGCATTCGTGTGCGTGACGGGCTCGCCAGCGTCTCGACGCAAGGCATTGAGCGGCTTCCGGATACCGGTTAA
- the folB gene encoding dihydroneopterin aldolase has product MTDTIFVTGLSIHARHGVMDHETEVGQRFVIDLELYTDLSEPSRSDRLADTVSYAEVVATTTAAFKNTNYKLLERAAGAVADAILSHFPRIRAVKITVHKPHAPIAAIFDDVGIMLTRSRHP; this is encoded by the coding sequence ATGACTGATACGATCTTCGTGACCGGCCTGTCGATCCATGCCCGCCACGGCGTGATGGATCACGAAACCGAGGTCGGCCAGCGTTTCGTCATCGACCTCGAACTCTATACCGACCTGTCCGAGCCGTCGCGCAGCGACCGGCTCGCCGACACTGTGTCCTACGCCGAGGTGGTGGCGACCACGACGGCAGCATTCAAGAACACCAATTACAAGCTGCTGGAGCGCGCCGCCGGCGCGGTCGCCGACGCCATCCTGTCGCACTTCCCGCGCATCCGTGCCGTGAAGATCACCGTGCACAAACCGCATGCGCCGATCGCCGCGATCTTCGACGATGTCGGCATCATGCTGACACGCTCGCGGCATCCCTGA
- the folP gene encoding dihydropteroate synthase, giving the protein MNASPSPSVPPAGSAGADVLRTLLERPVPAVMGVLNVTPDSFSDGGRFIAPEQALARARAMVADGVDIIDIGAESTRPYTGAQPVTAADELARLKPVLAGVVALSVPVSIDSMKAEVAAFALDQGVAVVNDVWGLQRDAAMAPLVAARGVPVIVMHNRDTADPSIDIVTDMKTFFLRSLDIAAKAGIAREKIVLDPGIGFGKTAEQSMIALARLRELDMFGLPILVGASRKRFIASVSPSEPKERLAGSLAAHLIAAQRGARIIRTHDVAETLQALRVAHAIESKQ; this is encoded by the coding sequence ATGAATGCCTCGCCCTCCCCATCCGTCCCACCGGCCGGCTCGGCCGGGGCTGACGTGCTGCGGACGCTGTTGGAACGGCCTGTTCCGGCGGTGATGGGCGTCCTCAATGTCACTCCGGACTCTTTCTCCGACGGAGGCCGGTTCATCGCGCCCGAGCAGGCGCTCGCGCGGGCCCGGGCGATGGTCGCTGATGGCGTCGACATCATCGATATCGGCGCCGAGTCCACCCGCCCCTACACGGGCGCCCAGCCGGTCACAGCGGCTGACGAACTCGCCCGGCTGAAGCCGGTGCTGGCAGGCGTCGTGGCCCTCAGCGTGCCCGTCTCGATCGACAGCATGAAGGCGGAAGTGGCAGCGTTCGCGCTCGACCAGGGCGTGGCTGTCGTCAACGACGTCTGGGGCCTGCAACGCGACGCCGCCATGGCGCCGCTGGTGGCGGCACGAGGTGTTCCGGTCATCGTCATGCACAACCGCGACACTGCCGATCCCAGCATCGACATCGTCACTGACATGAAGACTTTCTTCCTGCGCTCGCTGGATATCGCCGCCAAGGCCGGCATCGCGCGCGAGAAGATCGTGCTCGATCCCGGCATCGGCTTCGGCAAGACGGCGGAGCAGAGCATGATCGCGCTGGCGCGGCTGCGCGAGCTCGACATGTTCGGCCTGCCGATCCTGGTCGGCGCCTCGCGCAAGCGCTTCATCGCCTCGGTGTCGCCGTCGGAGCCGAAAGAGCGGCTCGCCGGCTCGCTCGCGGCGCATCTGATCGCCGCGCAGCGCGGCGCCAGGATCATCCGGACCCATGACGTCGCCGAGACCTTGCAGGCCCTGCGGGTCGCGCATGCAATCGAGAGCAAGCAATGA
- a CDS encoding DUF4332 domain-containing protein: MTYPISEIEGLSTFAANKLKAQGIRTTDALLEAASTVKGRKALSAKTGISEQQLLEWANVSDYMRIPGMGRAKVNLVRAAGVTTVRELAYRNPARLAQSMRDANEKKKLLRILPSEKSVSDIIAKAKKLQPKITY; this comes from the coding sequence ATGACATATCCGATCTCCGAGATTGAGGGCCTGTCGACCTTTGCCGCCAACAAATTGAAGGCGCAGGGAATCCGCACCACCGACGCGTTGCTCGAGGCGGCTTCGACCGTGAAGGGCCGCAAGGCGCTGTCCGCCAAGACCGGCATCAGCGAGCAGCAGCTCCTGGAATGGGCCAACGTCTCCGACTACATGCGCATCCCCGGCATGGGCCGGGCCAAGGTCAACCTCGTTCGCGCTGCCGGCGTCACCACCGTGCGCGAGCTCGCCTATCGGAATCCGGCAAGGCTCGCCCAGAGCATGCGGGACGCCAACGAGAAGAAGAAGCTCCTCCGCATCCTGCCTTCCGAGAAGTCGGTCAGCGACATCATCGCCAAGGCGAAGAAGCTTCAGCCGAAGATCACGTATTGA
- a CDS encoding helicase HerA-like domain-containing protein, which yields MTAQDSKLGDTDDKIFVGKGDEQAWLTLALANRHGLVTGATGTGKTVTLQVMAEGFARAGVPVFAADIKGDLSGISEVGEPKDFIVKRATEMGLNFQPDQFSTVFWDVFGEQGHPVRATVTEMGPLLLARMLDLNEVQEGVLNVAFRVADDNGLTLIDMKDLRALLDAIVPNTAKKGADAEEDQFAAIRKAAQGFGNVTKATVGTIQRQLLVLENQGGTSFFGEPALTLQDFMKTDRDGRGMVNILVADKLLQSPRLYATFLLWMLSELFEELPEAGDLPKPKLVFFFDEAHLLFNDAPKALMDKIEQVVRLIRSKGVGVYFVTQNPIDVPDRVLGQLGNRVQHALRAFTPRDQKAVAAAAQTFRPNPKLDTTKVITELGKGEALVSFLEGNGTPSMVERVMIRPPSARIGSITPEERKAIMAASPVKGKYDTAVDSESAYEMLQKRIAGTAVTADGPADGNGGGILGQIGSVVGTIFGTNVKRGRLSTGQVIARDVTRSVTNQVIGGMAANIGKSLGGQLGGSIGRTLVRGALGGLLRR from the coding sequence ATGACCGCACAGGACAGCAAGCTCGGTGACACCGACGACAAGATCTTCGTCGGCAAGGGAGACGAGCAGGCCTGGCTGACGCTGGCGCTCGCCAATCGCCATGGCCTCGTCACGGGTGCAACCGGAACCGGCAAGACGGTGACGCTGCAGGTGATGGCGGAAGGATTTGCACGCGCGGGCGTTCCGGTCTTCGCAGCCGACATCAAGGGCGACCTCTCCGGCATCTCCGAGGTCGGCGAGCCCAAGGATTTCATCGTCAAGCGCGCCACCGAGATGGGCCTGAATTTCCAGCCGGACCAGTTCTCGACGGTGTTCTGGGACGTGTTCGGCGAGCAGGGCCACCCGGTGCGGGCGACCGTCACCGAGATGGGGCCGCTTCTGCTCGCGCGCATGCTCGATCTGAACGAGGTGCAGGAAGGCGTGCTCAACGTCGCCTTCCGTGTCGCCGACGACAACGGTCTCACCTTGATCGACATGAAGGACCTGCGCGCGCTGCTCGATGCCATCGTGCCCAACACTGCGAAGAAGGGAGCGGACGCGGAGGAAGATCAGTTCGCCGCCATCCGCAAGGCCGCCCAGGGCTTCGGCAACGTCACCAAGGCGACCGTCGGCACCATCCAGCGCCAGCTTCTGGTGCTGGAAAACCAGGGCGGTACCAGCTTCTTCGGCGAACCGGCGCTGACGTTGCAGGATTTCATGAAGACCGACCGCGACGGCCGCGGCATGGTCAACATCCTCGTCGCCGACAAGCTGCTTCAGAGCCCGCGGCTTTACGCGACATTCCTGTTGTGGATGCTGTCGGAGCTGTTCGAGGAATTACCCGAGGCGGGCGACCTGCCCAAGCCCAAGCTCGTGTTCTTCTTCGACGAGGCGCACCTGTTGTTCAACGACGCGCCCAAGGCGCTGATGGACAAGATCGAGCAAGTGGTCCGCCTGATCCGCTCCAAGGGCGTCGGCGTCTACTTCGTGACGCAGAACCCGATCGACGTGCCCGATCGCGTGCTCGGGCAGTTGGGCAACCGCGTACAGCATGCGCTGCGCGCCTTCACGCCGCGCGACCAGAAGGCCGTGGCTGCCGCGGCCCAGACTTTCCGGCCCAATCCGAAGCTCGACACCACCAAGGTGATCACGGAGCTCGGCAAGGGCGAGGCGCTGGTCTCTTTCCTCGAAGGCAACGGCACGCCGTCGATGGTCGAGCGCGTGATGATCCGGCCGCCATCGGCACGGATCGGATCGATCACGCCGGAGGAGCGCAAGGCGATCATGGCCGCGAGCCCGGTCAAGGGCAAATACGACACCGCCGTCGATTCCGAGTCCGCCTACGAGATGCTTCAGAAGCGCATCGCCGGCACGGCGGTGACGGCCGACGGTCCGGCGGATGGAAACGGTGGCGGCATTCTCGGCCAGATCGGCTCGGTCGTCGGCACGATCTTCGGCACCAATGTCAAGCGGGGACGTCTGTCGACCGGCCAGGTCATTGCGCGCGACGTGACGCGATCGGTGACCAACCAGGTGATCGGGGGGATGGCCGCCAATATCGGCAAGTCGCTCGGCGGCCAGCTCGGCGGCTCGATCGGCCGCACCCTGGTGCGCGGCGCGCTCGGCGGGTTGCTGCGGCGATAG
- a CDS encoding glycosyltransferase family 87 protein, protein MTSTAPFAKPDAPRRLSLRAPLDLLFLFCCVLLTADVLVPEIFGHGKTKDYGLWYWAGQQVLQGQPLYPGSAEAHFDFIYPPLSAILLAIPSWFGKIPLYVVLSILNAVAWWYTGTFSQVLAGSDHKPGPWLEALPAFVTVTFVFDMFDLGQPNLVLLAMMLFGFWSLRQQRPWLAGFMFALATAIKVFPIAVLPYLVWRRKWAAALATVAFTGILLYVVPAPIRGFERNAAELATWYQAMVGSSSEKGFGQRDEQNWSWVNQSLIAVTHRLVRPINYNQEDPNKPPRTMNVIDVDYRTANWIVLALSAMIGLGFVAIMPRQSRRTARSDAEELGILFCLMTIASPLARQYYFIWLFFPIAVLTHRAAFDARAHVRLGTWLALAAAGILMLLSLPWFPNVIQAWGNNLMATAILAASLAWHIRHPPVAASSEPAAALKAQTS, encoded by the coding sequence GTGACCTCCACCGCCCCGTTTGCCAAGCCCGATGCGCCGAGACGCCTGTCGCTGCGCGCGCCGCTGGACCTGCTCTTCCTGTTCTGCTGCGTCCTCCTCACCGCCGACGTGCTCGTCCCCGAGATCTTCGGCCACGGCAAGACCAAGGATTACGGGCTGTGGTACTGGGCCGGGCAACAGGTCTTGCAGGGGCAGCCGCTTTATCCGGGCAGCGCCGAGGCGCATTTCGACTTCATCTATCCGCCGCTGTCCGCGATCCTGCTGGCGATCCCGAGCTGGTTCGGCAAGATCCCGCTCTATGTCGTCCTGTCGATCCTGAATGCCGTGGCGTGGTGGTACACCGGGACGTTCTCCCAGGTCCTGGCCGGATCGGACCACAAGCCCGGTCCCTGGCTGGAGGCGCTGCCTGCCTTCGTCACCGTGACCTTCGTGTTCGACATGTTCGACCTCGGCCAGCCGAACCTCGTTCTGCTGGCGATGATGCTCTTCGGCTTCTGGAGCTTGCGGCAGCAGCGGCCGTGGCTCGCTGGCTTCATGTTCGCGCTCGCCACGGCCATCAAGGTGTTTCCGATCGCGGTGCTGCCTTATCTGGTCTGGCGGCGGAAATGGGCGGCCGCCCTCGCGACGGTCGCCTTCACCGGCATCCTGCTCTACGTCGTGCCGGCGCCGATCCGCGGCTTCGAGCGCAACGCGGCCGAGCTTGCGACCTGGTACCAGGCCATGGTCGGCTCGAGCTCGGAAAAAGGCTTCGGCCAGCGTGACGAGCAGAATTGGTCGTGGGTCAACCAGTCTCTCATTGCCGTCACGCATCGCCTGGTCCGGCCGATCAATTACAATCAGGAAGATCCCAACAAGCCGCCGCGTACGATGAACGTCATCGATGTCGACTACAGGACGGCGAACTGGATCGTGCTGGCTCTGTCGGCGATGATCGGGCTCGGCTTCGTCGCGATTATGCCGCGGCAATCGCGACGAACGGCGCGTTCCGATGCCGAGGAACTCGGCATCCTGTTCTGCCTGATGACGATCGCCTCGCCTCTGGCGCGGCAATACTATTTCATTTGGCTGTTCTTTCCGATCGCGGTGCTGACGCACCGGGCAGCCTTCGACGCGCGGGCGCATGTGCGGCTGGGAACCTGGCTCGCTTTGGCCGCGGCCGGCATCCTCATGCTGTTGTCGCTGCCGTGGTTTCCCAATGTCATCCAGGCCTGGGGCAATAACCTCATGGCCACTGCCATCCTCGCAGCCAGCCTCGCATGGCACATCCGGCATCCGCCGGTTGCGGCTAGCTCCGAGCCGGCGGCGGCGCTAAAAGCGCAGACGTCTTGA
- a CDS encoding M20/M25/M40 family metallo-hydrolase, giving the protein MANAQLQSVLDHIDKDFDNSLERLFSLLRIKSISADPAFAADCKAAAEHLARDIASLGVAAEVRPTAGHPAVVGKTAAGGRPHVLFYGHYDVQPVDPLDLWHRPPFEPVVTDHADGRKIIVARGAEDDKGQVMTFVEACRAWKKVTGSLPIDVTFLIEGEEEVGSKNFVPFIEANKDEFKTDYVLVCDTGMWDRDTPAITTSLRGLLYEELKITAANRDLHSGVFGGTAMNPIRLLTKILGGLFDDDNRITIPGFYDNVKDTPPAVLEQWKKLAFTPETFLKPVGLSLPAGEKGRLLVEQASTRPTCDVNGIWGGYIGEGSKTVIPSHASAKVSFRLVQGQDPHKIRKAFRDYVSARIPADCKVEFGDHSAGSAIALDWNMKPLAAASKALTEEWGKETVLMGSGASIPIVSDFKRTLGLDSLLVGFGLDDDNIHSPNEKYDLRSFQKGIRSWARILAALAEVK; this is encoded by the coding sequence ATGGCCAATGCGCAGCTTCAATCCGTGCTCGACCACATCGACAAGGATTTCGACAATAGCCTCGAGCGCCTGTTCTCGCTGCTGCGGATCAAGTCGATCTCGGCCGATCCGGCCTTCGCCGCCGATTGCAAGGCGGCGGCCGAGCATCTCGCCAGGGACATTGCAAGCCTCGGTGTCGCCGCCGAGGTGAGGCCGACCGCCGGCCACCCCGCCGTGGTCGGCAAGACCGCTGCAGGCGGACGGCCGCATGTGCTGTTCTACGGCCATTACGACGTGCAGCCGGTCGATCCGCTCGATCTCTGGCACCGTCCGCCGTTCGAGCCTGTCGTCACGGATCATGCCGATGGCCGCAAGATCATCGTCGCGCGCGGCGCCGAGGACGACAAGGGCCAGGTCATGACCTTCGTCGAGGCCTGCCGCGCCTGGAAGAAGGTGACGGGCTCGCTGCCGATCGACGTCACCTTCCTGATCGAAGGCGAGGAGGAGGTCGGCTCGAAGAATTTCGTGCCGTTCATCGAGGCCAACAAGGACGAGTTCAAGACCGACTACGTGCTGGTCTGCGACACCGGCATGTGGGATCGCGACACCCCGGCGATCACCACCTCGCTGCGCGGCCTGCTCTATGAGGAGCTGAAGATCACCGCCGCCAATCGCGATCTGCATTCCGGCGTGTTCGGCGGCACGGCGATGAATCCGATCCGCCTGCTGACGAAGATTCTGGGCGGCCTGTTCGACGACGACAACCGCATCACCATTCCCGGCTTCTATGACAACGTGAAGGATACGCCGCCCGCCGTCCTGGAGCAGTGGAAGAAGCTCGCCTTCACGCCCGAGACGTTCCTCAAGCCGGTCGGGCTGTCGCTCCCGGCTGGCGAGAAGGGCAGGCTGCTGGTCGAGCAGGCCTCGACGCGTCCGACCTGCGACGTCAACGGCATCTGGGGCGGCTATATCGGCGAAGGCTCCAAGACCGTGATCCCGTCGCATGCTTCGGCGAAGGTCTCGTTCCGCCTCGTGCAGGGCCAGGATCCCCACAAGATCCGCAAGGCCTTCCGCGACTATGTGTCCGCGCGCATTCCGGCAGATTGCAAGGTCGAGTTCGGCGACCACTCGGCCGGGTCCGCGATCGCGCTCGACTGGAACATGAAGCCGCTTGCCGCCGCCAGCAAGGCGCTGACGGAGGAATGGGGCAAGGAGACCGTGCTGATGGGCTCGGGCGCTTCGATCCCGATCGTCTCCGATTTCAAGCGCACGCTCGGCCTCGACTCGCTGCTGGTCGGTTTTGGACTGGACGACGACAACATCCACTCGCCGAACGAGAAATACGACCTGCGCAGCTTCCAGAAGGGCATTCGCTCCTGGGCGAGAATCCTCGCCGCGTTGGCGGAGGTGAAGTAG
- a CDS encoding class II aldolase/adducin family protein: protein MSPAEARLKEVPSNMTEAEWQQRVNLAACYRLVALYGWDDLVDTHISARVPGPDHHFLINPYGLMFDEITASSLVKVDLHGNQLTESEYSINPAGFTIHSAIHEVREDAICVLHLHTLDGTAVSSSAEGLLPLNQTAQLVTHDLAYHDYEGIALDHDERPRLQKDLGDHNHMLLRNHGTLTVGRSVASAFERMYHLERACSMQVRTRALGTPVYPVEEIAIEKNTELLANRDRAELRATTLVWPPLLRKLDRELPGYRS from the coding sequence ATGTCGCCAGCGGAAGCTCGCCTGAAGGAAGTGCCGTCGAACATGACGGAGGCGGAGTGGCAGCAACGGGTCAATCTCGCCGCCTGCTATCGCCTCGTCGCGCTGTACGGCTGGGACGATTTGGTCGACACCCATATCTCCGCACGTGTCCCCGGCCCCGACCATCACTTCCTCATCAATCCCTATGGGCTGATGTTCGACGAGATCACGGCCTCCAGCCTCGTCAAGGTCGATTTGCACGGCAACCAGCTCACTGAGAGCGAATACAGCATCAACCCGGCCGGCTTCACCATCCATTCGGCGATCCACGAGGTGCGCGAGGACGCGATCTGCGTGCTGCATCTCCACACCCTCGACGGCACCGCGGTATCAAGCAGCGCGGAAGGGCTGCTCCCGCTCAACCAGACCGCCCAGCTCGTCACCCACGATCTCGCCTATCACGACTATGAGGGCATCGCGCTGGACCACGACGAACGGCCGCGGCTCCAGAAGGACCTCGGCGACCATAACCACATGCTCCTGCGCAACCACGGCACCCTGACCGTCGGCCGCTCAGTCGCCTCCGCCTTCGAGCGCATGTATCACCTGGAGCGCGCCTGCTCGATGCAGGTGCGCACGCGCGCGCTGGGCACGCCGGTCTATCCGGTCGAGGAGATCGCGATCGAGAAGAACACCGAGCTGCTCGCCAATCGCGACCGCGCCGAGCTGCGCGCCACCACGCTGGTGTGGCCGCCGCTGCTGCGCAAGCTCGACCGCGAGCTACCGGGCTACAGGTCTTGA